Genomic window (bacterium):
CTGACCGGAAACCATCAAGGTGTGGTGGCGGCGGGCTTCGACGTCTTCCTCATGGCTCACTTCGTCGCTCACCTGTATTTCCACCGACACCCCGAAAACGGTTTTCGCAACTCGGGTTCGTGGATTCTCATCTCCGGCGCCGGGATCGTCGCGGCTGTCGACCTCTGGGAGAGGAGCTTCTCATAGAGCCGGAACTGCGGCCTGCTACCGATCGGTTGGGCCGCACCGCAGGCACTATCATCTGCCTTCTGCTGGAGCTGAACTGAGGAGAGCCGAATGACTCATCTTCCAGACTACATGCCGATCGTGAGCGCGAAGATGGAGACGGGGAGCTATGTCCCGGCCTATCTCGAGCGCGAGATCCATGCCCCCGTCGATCTCTGCGATCCCCGGGGGCACCTGCGTCCGGAGGCCGTGGGCTGGTCCAGGTTTCCGATCGTGCGAGCGAATCTGTATGGGACCTGGCCCCGGAAGAAGAAGTGGAACTTCTGGAACTGGATCAGTCCGGAATTCGTGCTCTCCGCGACGATCGCCAATATCGACTACGCGGCTTTCTGCTCGGTGTCGTTCATCGATTTCGATACCGGAGTGAGTGAAGGCCACACAGCGTTCAAACTCCCGGGCAGTGTCCCGATGCCCGAGCACGTCGAGCAGTCGGTGAGGTTTTCCGGCGGGGGGATCGAGTACGAGAACCAGAATGACAGCGGGGACGCCACGGTTCGAATCGAAAGCCCGGCCGGTGGAGGCAAGCCGATCCGTGCTGACTTCACGGTCCACAAGCCCGCCGGACACGAGAGCCTCAATATCGTGGTCCCGTGGAGTGACCGTCGCTTCCAGCTGAACTCGAAGCACAACACACTTCCATGTGAGGGAGAGATCCGCATCGGAGATCGTCGTTTCGAAATGAAACCCGATACCTGCCACGCCGTTCAGGATTTCGGTCGGGGAATCTGGCCTTATCGCTCCTTCTGGAACTGGGCCGTCTGTACCGGCATCCAGGGGGAGGATGCGATCGGCGTCAATATGGGAGCCAAATGGACCACGGGAACCGGGGCAAACGAAAATGGGATCCTCCTGAACGGAAAGCTCCACAAGATCATGGAGGATCTGCATTGGAGCTACGATACCGGCGACTGGATGAAGCCGTGGCATGTCCAATCCAAACACAGCGACGTGCTCGATCTGGTGCTCCATCCGCTCGTTCTGCACCGCAAGAATCAGAATTTTGGCGTCATCGCGAGTGGAGGGATTTGCTGTTTCGGCCGCTGGAAGGGACGCATCCGCGTCGACGACCGGATCATCGAGATCGACGACCTGATCGGCTGGGCCGAAGAGTTCGCACATCGCTGGTGATGGACCCGCCCACGATATTCGAACCCGTCACGATCAACCTGGAGTTCTGACACCATGAGTGATTCTTCGAAACCCCGCACCGTTTCTGGTTCCGCGATTGCGTTTCTCTATTCGTTGCTGGGAAGCCTCTCGCTCGTCCATTTCGTCTTTCTCGTGGTATTGGCGCGGTACGTCTCGACTCTCTCCGTGGTGTTTTTCGCCGCTGCGATGCTTCTCTTCGTACCTTTGACGCGTCGTATCCTGGCGAAACTCCCGCTCCTGGGCCGCGCGTGGATTCGCGTACCGCTGTTCCTGTTCTTGATCCTCTACGCACACGTCCTGCTCGATCGCGGTGACTACGCGCAGATCGTCAGCGTCGATCGCGCGTTCGCGAATGCGACGATCATCACGGGCCAACGCGATGCCGATGTGATCGAACGGGGGACCATCCTGGTCGATTCCGAGGGAAAGATCGTCGCCGTGGGAAGCGCCGACTCCATTCAGATCCCGGATGATTTCGAGACCGTTGATCTCGAGGGAAAGACCCTCATGCCAGGCTTGATCAACGCCCACGGTCACCTGTTGATGCGCGGTCGCGATCCCGACGTCTCGATGGACATGAACAGCTTCGCTATCCCGGCCTGGCTGCTCGACACACTGGTCTCGTTTCTCGGTACCTATCCCGGTAAGCGCATCGTCGTCTTTGTCATGGAGCGAAACACCCGAGATGCAGTCAGAGCCGGTGTGACGACGCTTCGTTCCGTGGGGGACCCGCACTACTACGACGTGGCTGTTCGCAAGCGGCTGGAGAGCGGTCGTACGATTGGTCCGCGCTTGCTGGTATCCGGTCCGCTGTTATGCGTGACCGGGGGGCACGCCCACCAGATCGGCCTGATCATCGACAGCCCCGACGAGGCTCGGCGCGCGGTTCGTGCTTCCCTGCGCCACGGAGTCGATGTGATCAAGATCGCGAGTACCGGTGGCGTTTCCGATTCGAGGCGTCTCGGTGAAGCGGGTGAGCTCCAGATGACCCCGGAGGAGATCTCCGCTGTCGTGGAGGAGGCCCATCGAAAGCGAATCCTGGTGACGTCTCATGCGGAGAGTGCGGCCGGTGTGAAGGAGGCGTTGCGGGCCGGCGTCGACAACATCGAGCACGGTGCGGAGCTCGACGATGAAGCCATCGCGTTGTTCAAGAACAATCCGCGCTCACTGCGAGGTTACACGACACTCCATCCCACGCTGTCCGTCATCTCCGGCGGACTCGAGTTGACGGACGCGGTTCGCGAAAATCCCGCCGCCTATATCATGTTCCAGAACGGGTCCCAGGTGAAAAAGGCGATGATCAGCGGTTACAAGAGAGCGGTTGCCGGGGGTATCAAGATTGGGGTTGGCACCGATGCCGGGCTCGTACTGCACTCCCACGTCTGGAAGGAGATGAAGTACCTGGTCGCCCACGGCGGAATTTCGAACGCAGAGGCGATCCACATCGGTACGCTCGGAACCGCAGAGAGCATCGGTGTAGATGAGATCACAGGAAGTGTCGAGGCGGGGAAGTACGCGGACTTCGTCGTGCTGGACGGCAACCCGATCGATGATCTGACCGTACTGGCAAAGCCTTCACTCGTGGT
Coding sequences:
- a CDS encoding amidohydrolase family protein, translating into MSDSSKPRTVSGSAIAFLYSLLGSLSLVHFVFLVVLARYVSTLSVVFFAAAMLLFVPLTRRILAKLPLLGRAWIRVPLFLFLILYAHVLLDRGDYAQIVSVDRAFANATIITGQRDADVIERGTILVDSEGKIVAVGSADSIQIPDDFETVDLEGKTLMPGLINAHGHLLMRGRDPDVSMDMNSFAIPAWLLDTLVSFLGTYPGKRIVVFVMERNTRDAVRAGVTTLRSVGDPHYYDVAVRKRLESGRTIGPRLLVSGPLLCVTGGHAHQIGLIIDSPDEARRAVRASLRHGVDVIKIASTGGVSDSRRLGEAGELQMTPEEISAVVEEAHRKRILVTSHAESAAGVKEALRAGVDNIEHGAELDDEAIALFKNNPRSLRGYTTLHPTLSVISGGLELTDAVRENPAAYIMFQNGSQVKKAMISGYKRAVAGGIKIGVGTDAGLVLHSHVWKEMKYLVAHGGISNAEAIHIGTLGTAESIGVDEITGSVEAGKYADFVVLDGNPIDDLTVLAKPSLVVARGVVIEP
- a CDS encoding DUF2804 domain-containing protein, translated to MTHLPDYMPIVSAKMETGSYVPAYLEREIHAPVDLCDPRGHLRPEAVGWSRFPIVRANLYGTWPRKKKWNFWNWISPEFVLSATIANIDYAAFCSVSFIDFDTGVSEGHTAFKLPGSVPMPEHVEQSVRFSGGGIEYENQNDSGDATVRIESPAGGGKPIRADFTVHKPAGHESLNIVVPWSDRRFQLNSKHNTLPCEGEIRIGDRRFEMKPDTCHAVQDFGRGIWPYRSFWNWAVCTGIQGEDAIGVNMGAKWTTGTGANENGILLNGKLHKIMEDLHWSYDTGDWMKPWHVQSKHSDVLDLVLHPLVLHRKNQNFGVIASGGICCFGRWKGRIRVDDRIIEIDDLIGWAEEFAHRW